The following is a genomic window from Flavobacterium crassostreae.
ATTGAATTATGTCAAGATATAAAATAAGTATACTCTGAATGGGTTTTTTATGATTCTGTAAATCAGCACGTTTGTAGTTGGGTTTGTTTTTTTTACAGTTTAATTGTAAATATAGGACCAAAATAGTTGTAACAATCGAAAAATAGTAGTAATATTGCAAACTCTTAACCGGTCCTATAGCTCAGCTGGTTAGAGCACCTGACTCATAATCAGGTGGTCCCTGGTTCGAGCCCAGGTGGGACCACAGTTTAAGTTTAAAAAACCTTATAAACATTGCGTTTATAAGGTTTTTTTGTTTTTGGTGTGTAAAAATGTTTTAAAAATAAGGGATAAGTTCTTGTTTAGTAACAGATTAATTTGTTAATTTTGTATTATCATGAAAAAGATTTTTAAAAATAACTACTTACTACTAGCCTTTGCGGTTATTTCCTTAGGTGTTTTTGCTGCTCCGGAGCCGCCACCGCCTGGAGTTAAGGGGAGTAGTGCGTTTCCGCCACCACCGCCACCGCCTGGTTTGCCAATAAACAAGGAGTTAGTCTTTCTTTTGGTTGCGGGAGTCGCATTGGGTAAGTATACTACTTATAAATATATAAAAACAAAAAAAACCTCTGTGTAAAATAAGCAGAGGTTTTTTTTGTTTCAAACCACATTACATTTTGTTTTGATGCAGTCTAGTGACATATTTGCCTATAACGTCAAACTCTAAATTAATTAGAGTGCCTGTTTTGAAGGTGTTAAAGTTGGTATGTTGGTGTGTATACGGAATTATAGCTACGCTAAATTGATTTCTTTTAGAGTCCACCACTGTTAGGCTAACGCCATTTACGGTAATAGATCCTTTTTCTATGGTTAGATTGTTTAGGGCAGTATCGTATTCAAAAGTATAGATCCAACTTCCGTTGGTTTCTTGGGTATAAATACAGCGAGCTGTTTGGTCTACATGGCCTTGAACAATGTGTCCGTCAAGCCTATCGCCTAGTCTCATTGCTCGTTCCAGATTGACTGCGTCGCCAATATTCCAATGGCTTATGTTGGTTTTTTGAATCGTTTCGCCAATTGCGGTAACAGTGTAAGAATTGTCTTTAATAGCTACTACCGTAAGACAGATGCCGTTATGAGCAACACTTTGATCAATTTTTAATTCGTTGGTTATGGCAGACTCTATGGTAATGTGTAAGTTGTCTTTGTCTTTTTGAATATCTTCAATAGTGCCAAGGGTTTCTATTATTCCTGTAAACATTTCTTGTTTTATTTTACTAAATTTGTAGTTCAAAATTAGTAATAAATAATTAGTCGTCATTATGAAAAGAGCAGAAAATATAATAGTTGGAATTTCAATAGGAGATTTAAACGGTATTGGAAGCGAAGTTGTGCTTAAAACATTTGAAGACAATAGAATGTTGGAGTTGTGTACACCGGTTATTTTTGCTAATGTCAAGATCTTATCTTTTATCAAAAAAAATTTAGGAGCCACTACCGCCTTGCACGGAATAGATCGCTTGGATCAAGTTGTTTTAGGTAAAATAAATGTGCTAAACCTCTGGAAAGAAGGAGTGGATTTAAATCTAGGAGTTAATGACGAAAAAGTAGGAGCGTATGCTATTACGTCTTTTGTGGCAGCAACCAATGCCTTAAAAGAAGGTCTGGTAGACGTGTTGGTTACGGCTCCCATAAACAAATACAACATCCAGTCTGAGGCGTTTTCGTTTCCGGGGCATACCGATTATTTGGATCAAGAATTAGAAGGAAATGCTTTAATGTTAATGGTACAAGATAATCTAAGAGTGGGCTTGTTGACCGATCATATTCCGCTAAGCCAAGTTGCGTCTCATTTGACAGAAGAATTAATAACACGAAAAGTTGCCACCGTAAAAAAAGCGTTAATTCAGGATTTTAGTATAAATAATCCAAAAATTGCAGTATTGGGGCTGAATCCACATTGTGGAGACGGAGGCGTTATAGGTAAAGAAGAAGATGCCGTTTTAAAGCCTACTTTGAAAAAAATATTTGAAAAAGGAACGCTTGTTTTTGGTCCATTTGCCGCGGATGGCTTTTTTGGGAGTAGCCAATACCAAAATTATGACGCCATACTAGCGGTGTATCACGACCAAGGATTGATCCCTTTTAAAACATTGTCCTTTGGCAAAGGAGTTAATTTTACGGCAGGTTTGGATAAAATCAGAACCTCGCCAGATCATGGTACAGCCTACGAAATAGCTGGAAAAAACCAAGCGGATCACAACTCATTTAAAGAAGCCGTGTATCTTGCCTTAGATGTTTATCGTTCCAGAATGGAATACCAAGAAATCAGTAAAGCGCCCTTAAAATTAAAAGAAAAATAGTACTAAACAAAAAAAGATAAATAACATTATTAGTTTTATAATAATTTTATATCTTTGCACTCCCGAAGTTTGGGGCAAAATCATGTTGAAATGAACAAAACAAAAGAATATTTAATTCCTTTTGTGGGATTAAAGCAAGGAAAACATCATTTTGAGTATCAATTAAGTAATGCGTTCTTTGAAATCTTTGATTATGACGAATTTGATAATTCAGACATCAAAGTAAATGTAGTTTTAGAGAAGAAGAGCACGATGTTGGAGTTAGCTTTTCAGCACCAAGGAACCGTTAGAGTTCTTTGTGATGTAACAAGCGAAGAATTTGACCTGCCTATCGAGGGTAGTATGAAATTAATTGTTCGTTTTGGAGAGGAGTTTAATAATGATAACGAAGAATTGCTTATTGTACCTTTTGGGGAATTTGAGATAGATATAGCGCAATATATTTATGAAATGATTGTGCTTTCAGTACCTCTAAAACGAGTTCATCCAGGAGTTGCCGACGGAAGTTTAAAAACAGAAACCTTAGACATACTCAATGAACTAAAAGTAAGTGAAACAAAACAAGAAGAAAAAGAAGAAAATATTGACCCTAGATGGGACAAATTAAAGCAACTATTAACGGATAAATAATATAGTAAAATGGCACATCCTAAGAGAAAAATCTCCAAAACAAGAAGAGATAAAAGAAGAACACATTATAAAGCTACTGTAGCACAGATTGCTACTTGCCCAATCACGGGTGAAGCACATTTATACCACAGAGCCTACTGGCACGAAGGTAAAATGTATTACAGAGGGCAAGTGGTTATAGATAAATCTGTAGCGGTTGCTTAATGCATTTTTTTTACAAATGATATTTGAACTCTCACATTGTGAGAGTTTTTTTGTTGTTTGTAATTTTAGTAAATAAGAAGTTCTAAAACAATTGGTTTAGATTTTTTTTTGTAATTTTCAACTCTTTTAAACGTTTTACTCAATGGAAACATTTAGTAAAAAATATTCGAATACAATGAATAAAATTACCGCCGCAATTACCGCTGTTGGTGCCTATGTTCCAGACTTTATTTTAACCAATAAAGCTCTAGAGACCATGGTAGATACAAACGATGAGTGGATTATCTCTCGTACAGGAATTAAAGAAAGAAGAATCCTTAAAGATGCAGATAAAGGAACCTCTTATTTGGCAATAAAAGCTGCTCAAGATTTAATTGCTAAGGCAAATATCGATCCCTTAGAGATAGATTTATTGCTTATGGCAACTGCCACATCTGATATGCCCGTAGCGGCAACAGGAGTTTATGTAGCCTCTGCTATAGGTGCAACAAATGCTTTTTCGTATGATTTGCAAGCAGCTTGTTCTAGCTTTTTGTACGGTATGTCTACAGCGGCCGCCTACATAGAGTCCGGAAGGTACAAAAAAGTATTGCTTATAGGAGCAGATAAAATGTCTTCTATTGTAGATTATACCGACCGTTCTACATGCATTATTTTTGGAGATGGTGCAGGTGCAGCATTGTTTGAACCTAATTATGAAGGATTGGGACTGCAAGATGAATACTTAAGAAGTGATGGAGTAGGGCGCGATTTCTTAAAAATTGATGCCGGTGGGTCTTTAAACCCAACCTCCGAAACTACCTTAAAAGAAAGAAGACACAACATTACTCAAGACGGTAAGACAGTATTTAAATATGCCGTAACCAATATGGCGGATGCTAGTGAATTAATTTTAAAAAGAAATAATTTAACCAATCAAGACGTAGATTGGTTAGTGCCGCACCAAGCAAACAAAAGAATTATTGACGCCACAGCAAATAGAATGAACTTAGAAGATTCTAAGGTGTTGATGAATATAGAAAAATACGGTAACACCACCTCAGCAACATTACCATTGGTTTTAAATGATTTTGAGCATAAATTCAAAAAAGGCGATACCATTATACTTGCTGCTTTTGGAGGCGGATTTACTTGGGGTTCTATTTATTTAAAATGGGCTTACGACAAAAAATAATTTTAAACTAAAAACAAATAATTATGGATTTAAAAGAAATTCAGAATCTAATCAAATTTGTAGCAAACACAGGAGTTGCAGAAGTTAAATTAGAAATGGATGATGTAAAAATCACCATTAGAACCACTTTAGAAGGTAGTACAGAAACCACGTATGTACAACAACTACCAGCTCAAAACACCTTACAACAAGCCTTAGCGCCACAACCAGTAGTTCCGGCTGCACCAGTAGCTGTTGCACCAGCTGAAGATTCAAAATATATTGTTGTCAAATCTCCGATCATTGGTACTTTTTACAGAAAGCCATCTCCAGATAAGGCGGTGTTTGTAGAAGTAGGAACTAACATCAATAAAGGAGACGTTGTATGCGTAATTGAAGCCATGAAATTATTTAACGAAATAGAATCTGAGGTTTCTGGAAAAATAGTAAAAATTCTTGTGGATGACATGTCACCAGTAGAATTTGATCAGCCATTATTTTTAGTGGATCCATCTTAATTAATTTTAAATTATATATTTCAAAGCATTCCTTAATATGGTTTTGAAATAATTTAAAATTTAAAATTCATAATTTAAAATTTAAAACAAGATGTTTAAAAAAATATTAATTGCCAATAGAGGAGAAATTGCACTACGTGTGATTAGAACCTGTAAAGAAATGGGCATTAAGACTGTTGCGGTTTATTCTACTGCAGATGCAGAGAGTTTGCACGTTAGGTTTGCAGATGAGGCCGTTTGTATTGGTCCAGCGCCAAGTAGCCTTTCTTATTTAAAAATGTCAAATATTATTGCTGCTGCCGAAATAACCAATGCAGATGCAATCCATCCTGGTTATGGGTTTTTGTCCGAAAACTCTAAATTTTCAAAAATTTGTCAAGAGCACGGTATTAAATTTATTGGTGCAGCCCCAGAGATGATCGATAGAATGGGAGATAAAGCCTCGGCTAAATCTACCATGATTGAAGCTGGTGTGCCATGTGTACCAGGATCGGTAGGTATTTTAGAATCGTATGAGCAAGCATTACAACTTTCTAAAGAATTTGGTTTTCCGGTAATGCTAAAAGCAACAGCAGGTGGTGGCGGAAAAGGAATGCGAGCTGTTTGGAAAG
Proteins encoded in this region:
- a CDS encoding riboflavin synthase produces the protein MFTGIIETLGTIEDIQKDKDNLHITIESAITNELKIDQSVAHNGICLTVVAIKDNSYTVTAIGETIQKTNISHWNIGDAVNLERAMRLGDRLDGHIVQGHVDQTARCIYTQETNGSWIYTFEYDTALNNLTIEKGSITVNGVSLTVVDSKRNQFSVAIIPYTHQHTNFNTFKTGTLINLEFDVIGKYVTRLHQNKM
- the pdxA gene encoding 4-hydroxythreonine-4-phosphate dehydrogenase PdxA is translated as MMKRAENIIVGISIGDLNGIGSEVVLKTFEDNRMLELCTPVIFANVKILSFIKKNLGATTALHGIDRLDQVVLGKINVLNLWKEGVDLNLGVNDEKVGAYAITSFVAATNALKEGLVDVLVTAPINKYNIQSEAFSFPGHTDYLDQELEGNALMLMVQDNLRVGLLTDHIPLSQVASHLTEELITRKVATVKKALIQDFSINNPKIAVLGLNPHCGDGGVIGKEEDAVLKPTLKKIFEKGTLVFGPFAADGFFGSSQYQNYDAILAVYHDQGLIPFKTLSFGKGVNFTAGLDKIRTSPDHGTAYEIAGKNQADHNSFKEAVYLALDVYRSRMEYQEISKAPLKLKEK
- a CDS encoding YceD family protein; protein product: MNKTKEYLIPFVGLKQGKHHFEYQLSNAFFEIFDYDEFDNSDIKVNVVLEKKSTMLELAFQHQGTVRVLCDVTSEEFDLPIEGSMKLIVRFGEEFNNDNEELLIVPFGEFEIDIAQYIYEMIVLSVPLKRVHPGVADGSLKTETLDILNELKVSETKQEEKEENIDPRWDKLKQLLTDK
- the rpmF gene encoding 50S ribosomal protein L32, which encodes MAHPKRKISKTRRDKRRTHYKATVAQIATCPITGEAHLYHRAYWHEGKMYYRGQVVIDKSVAVA
- a CDS encoding beta-ketoacyl-ACP synthase III, with product MNKITAAITAVGAYVPDFILTNKALETMVDTNDEWIISRTGIKERRILKDADKGTSYLAIKAAQDLIAKANIDPLEIDLLLMATATSDMPVAATGVYVASAIGATNAFSYDLQAACSSFLYGMSTAAAYIESGRYKKVLLIGADKMSSIVDYTDRSTCIIFGDGAGAALFEPNYEGLGLQDEYLRSDGVGRDFLKIDAGGSLNPTSETTLKERRHNITQDGKTVFKYAVTNMADASELILKRNNLTNQDVDWLVPHQANKRIIDATANRMNLEDSKVLMNIEKYGNTTSATLPLVLNDFEHKFKKGDTIILAAFGGGFTWGSIYLKWAYDKK
- the accB gene encoding acetyl-CoA carboxylase biotin carboxyl carrier protein: MDLKEIQNLIKFVANTGVAEVKLEMDDVKITIRTTLEGSTETTYVQQLPAQNTLQQALAPQPVVPAAPVAVAPAEDSKYIVVKSPIIGTFYRKPSPDKAVFVEVGTNINKGDVVCVIEAMKLFNEIESEVSGKIVKILVDDMSPVEFDQPLFLVDPS